A stretch of the Rosa rugosa chromosome 5, drRosRugo1.1, whole genome shotgun sequence genome encodes the following:
- the LOC133711679 gene encoding uncharacterized protein LOC133711679: MEILAWNCRGLNNPASVHALQLLIQQRQPSIIFLSETKIADWEYMRDLRLRIGYLNCEAVFSVGPSGGVAMFWSDGVDIKFRSKSLNHIDVEVKESDGSGIVWRLTGLYGHPATVDRHRTWALLHSLSAECSLPWVVVGDMNELLHAYEKEGGVVCRESQMQPFRDILSFCDLFDLGFQGSPFTWRGPGMRNRLDRAVATATWTDVFTAARVVHLAPIHGDHTPILLGVYRCSITVQEHRRHRFRFESFWTLHDECQDVVRQGWDTNVLGFP; encoded by the coding sequence ATGGAGATTTTGGCATGGAATTGTCGCGGATTGAACAACCCCGCGTCGGTTCATGCACTGCAATTGCTTATTCAACAGAGGCAACCATCAATTATCTTCTTGTCAGAGACGAAGATAGCTGACTGGGAGTATATGCGGGATTTGAGATTGCGCATTGGGTATTTGAATTGTGAGGCCGTGTTTAGTGTCGGTCCGTCTGGTGGAGTGGCTATGTTCTGGTCTGATGGCGTGGATATCAAGTTTCGCTCTAAATCCTTGAACCATATTGATGTGGAAGTAAAAGAATCCGATGGTTCTGGGATTGTTTGGCGCCTTACGGGTTTGTATGGACACCCGGCGACGGTAGACCGTCATCGCACTTGGGCGTTGCTCCATTCGCTTAGTGCAGAATGCTCTCTTCCCTGGGTGGTGGTGGGTGATATGAATGAACTGTTGCACGCCTATGAGAAGGAGGGTGGTGTAGTGTGCAGGGAAAGCCAAATGCAGCCATTTAGAGATATTCTATCTTTCTGCGACCTTTTTGATCTGGGCTTCCAGGGTTCTCCTTTTACTTGGAGAGGGCCGGGGATGCGCAACCGCCTTGATAGGGCTGTAGCCACGGCGACCTGGACTGATGTGTTCACTGCAGCTAGGGTTGTTCATTTGGCCCCCATTCATGGTGATCATACTCCTATTCTTTTGGGAGTCTACCGTTGTAGCATTACTGTTCAGGAACATCGTCGACACAGGTTTCGGTTCGAAAGTTTTTGGACATTGCATGATGAATGTCAGGATGTCGTGAGACAGGGATGGGACACCAATGTACTTGGTTTCCCATGA